The genomic region CGCTGTAAACGTCAGGTGAATTTTCAGCATTGATGTCAAAGAGAGAGAGATAGAAAGGAGGTCAAAGTGAACATCTACGCAGGCAACTTGTCACACGAGCTCACCGAGGAGGAATTGCAGGAGGCTTTTAAAGAGTTCGGGGAGATTACATCCGCCAGAATCATCACCGACAGATACAGCGGCGTATCGAGAGGATTCGGATTTGTGGAGATGCCCAGCAAATCTGAAGCCGAGGCTGCGATCGCTGGACTGAACGGCAGGGAGTTGAAAGGACGAGCACTTACCGTTAATGAGGCGCGCCCTCGCACCGAAGGCCCTCGAGGTGGGGAACGGCGCTGATAAACGGTCCTAATTTCTAACAGATTTACAAGAGCCTATTGCACAAAGCAAAAAATTTGAATAAGTTCCCCCACTAGGCTGCTAAAATCGCTATCACAATGGCATGATGGCTCCATTATTAGTCTCAAGATAGGCTTTCCAGTGGGCCTATTCCTCACTGTAATGAGAAGATCCGTGTTTATGCAACAAGCTCATAATAGAGCTTCCCGGGGGGGCTGAGGTTTCACTCGCTTTGGGTGAGAGGAGACTAATACTTCCTTGCGGAAATCCGCGTCACTTCTTGACTACCCCTAGGGGGGGCTGACAGGCTTGGGAAATCGCATTCTCGAACAAGGTACTGAGACGTTTACTTTTACAACAAAGTACTAGCATAGAGTATATATGAGTGCTGGTTGATTAGGTTGCAGGGGTTACAGGGGTTACAGGGATTACAGGCTTTCCACTTCTCGGCCCAAACCCGCTAAAGGTTTTAAAAACTTTCTGTCCACCACACTTCTTGCAAATACCTAGAGCCTCACCATCACTCTGTTCTTTAATAATCCAGTGATGCACACAGGTAATCAGAGGGGGGGAGTCCAGGGTATCAGAAAGCGTCTCACCGTAAGTTAGAGAGTAACAACGTGATTTAAAAATTCTCACACCTTCCTGAATTCCATTATACCACATTTGAAACCAACACCCATAGCGAACTTTTTTGAATATTCGAATATTCAAACGGCTCTGCTTTAACCAAAAAGTCGGTGGGTACCCTGACGTAAGATTGTAAGGCAATATTTTAATGCTGAAAAACATAGCTCATAGA from Dehalococcoidia bacterium harbors:
- a CDS encoding RNA-binding protein, whose product is MNIYAGNLSHELTEEELQEAFKEFGEITSARIITDRYSGVSRGFGFVEMPSKSEAEAAIAGLNGRELKGRALTVNEARPRTEGPRGGERR